The following coding sequences are from one Pelecanus crispus isolate bPelCri1 chromosome 15, bPelCri1.pri, whole genome shotgun sequence window:
- the LOC104037585 gene encoding solute carrier family 2, facilitated glucose transporter member 5 — protein sequence MKLKGEEQESSDYNEDSKGKMTLLLALVALISAFGSSFQYGYNVSVINSPAPYMQDFYNQTYFNRNGVPMDSGFQTLLWSLTVSMYPLGGLFGSLMVWPLVNNCGRKGTLLINNFFSIAAAILMGTSELAKTFEVIIVSRVIMGIYAGLASNVVPMFLGEMSPKNLRGAIGVIPQLFITLGILVAQILGLNTILGNAKGWPVLLGLTGIPSLIQLLILPFFPESPRYLLIQKGNEEQARQALQKLRGWDDVGDEMEEMRQEDRSEKEEGQFSVLSLCTFRGLRWQLISIIVMMMGQQLSGVNAVFYYADRIFQSAGVDSNNVQYVTVSIGAINVVMTLLAIFIVESLGRRILLLAGFGLCCVSCAVLTLALSLQTTVSWMSYLSIACVIVYIIGHAIGPSPIPFVMITEMFLQSSRPAAFMVGGSVHWLCNFTVGLVFLYMEAGLGPYSFLIFCAICLATIVYIFFIVPETKNKTFMEINRIMAKRNKVEIQEDKEKLEDFHVVPGGQAEKKEVSSSKL from the exons ATGAAGTtgaaaggagaggagcaggagagctCTGACTACAATGAAGACTCAAAGGGC AAAATGACACTTTTGCTTGCACTGGTAGCACTGATATCTGCATTTGGATCTTCTTTCCAGTACGGCTACAACGTGTCTGTGATCAATTCTCCAGCCCCG TACATGCAAGACTTTTACAACCAAACCTACTTCAACAGGAATGGTGTACCTATGGACAGTGGCTTCCAGACGCTGCTCTGGTCTCTTACTGTGTCCATGTACCCTCTGGGTGGCTTGTTTGGGTCCCTTATGGTGTGGCCTCTGGTGAACAATTGCGGCCG AAAGGGCACTTTGCTGATAAATAACTTCTTCTCCATTGCTGCTGCAATCCTTATGGGAACCTCAGAGCTAGCAAAAACCTTTGAAGTAATCATCGTTTCACGTGTTATCATGGGAATATATGCTG GTCTGGCCTCCAATGTGGTTCCCATGTTCCTCGGAGAAATGTCCCCCAAAAATCTGAGAGGTGCTATTGGGGTAATACCCCAGCTCTTCATCACCCTTGGGATCCTTGTAGCTCAGATTCTTGGTCTCAACACCATCCTTGGGAATGCCAAAG GCtggcctgtgctgctggggctcACTGGGATCCCGTCACTGATTCAGCTCCTTATATTGCCCTTTTTCCCTGAGAGTCCCAGGTATCTGTTGATACAAAAGGGCAATGAAGAGCAAGCACGGCAAG ctctgcagaagctgaGAGGCTGGGATGATGTGGGTGATGAGATGGAAGAAATGCGCCAAGAAGACCggtcagaaaaagaagagggacAGTTCTCTGTACTCAGCCTGTGCACCTTCAGAGGCTTGCGATGGCAGCTCATCTCTATCATTGTCATGATGATGGGCCAGCAGCTGTCTGGGGTTAATGCG GTCTTCTACTATGCAGACAGAATCTTCCAGTCGGCAGGTGTGGACAGCAACAATGTTCAATATGTCACTGTGTCGATAGGTGCCATCAATGTCGTCATGACTTTGCTTGCT attttcattGTGGAATCCCTGGGGAGGAGAATCCTTCTCCTTGCTGGCTTTGGACTGTGCTGTGTCTCCTGTGCAGTGTTAACTTTGGCCCTCAGTCTCCAG ACCACTGTCTCATGGATGTCTTACCTCAGCATAGCGTGTGTCATTGTTTACATCATCGGGCATGCGATTGGACCCA GTCCAATTCCCTTTGTGATGATCACCGAGATGTTCCTGCAGTCATCCCGGCCTGCAGCGTTCATGGTGGGTGGGTCTGTGCACTGGCTATGCAACTTCACCGTGGGGCTTGTGTTCCTCTACATGGAG GCTGGACTGGGTCCCTACAGCTTCCTCATCTTCTGTGCCATCTGCCTCGCCACTATAGTTTACATCTTCTTTATTGTTCCTGAGACGAAGAACAAAACCTTCATGGAAATCAACAGGATCATGGCCAAGAGGAACAAGGTGGAGATTcaggaagacaaagaaaagcttGAGGATTTCCACGTTGTCCCAGGCgggcaggcagagaaaaaagaagtctcCAGCAGTAAGCTGTGA